In Campylobacter sp. RM16187, the DNA window GTTAGAGCAAGAAGATTTTTCGAGCCTATGACTGAAATTCGCAAAAAGCAAAAAATTTCAGCTCGTAAAAAAATGCTTAAACGTCTTTATATGCTTAGACGCTACGAGTCAAAACTCTAACCAAATTAAACTAACTAACTTCGTGTTAGTTAGTTTAACTTCTTTATTAGCCTAAATTTGCCATAATATCTGCATTTTTTAAGAAAAGGAAATTTATGCGTAAGTTATCCGTTAGCCAAGCCTCCGAAGTTTTAGGCATAACAAAAGAGGCGATCTATAACAGGATAAGACGAAAAAGCTTAAAATCAATCGATGAAAAAGGCGTTAAATACGTGCTAATCGAAGATGATGAAGCAACTAACGAGCCACAAACAAAAGCCAAAATAACCAAAACAAACACTAAAAAAATCGTTAGTGAAAATTCAAGTGAAACTAGCGAAGAGCGAAGTGAATTTATCAAATTTTTACTAACACAGCTTGAAGAGCTAAAAGAGCAAAATAGAAATTTGCAAGGCGATAAAGAGCGTTTGCATGCACAAAAAGAGCAAATTTTAATCGCTAACAAAGATGAAATCGCTGAAATTTACAAAGAGCGCGACGAGAAATTTAGATATTTTTTGCAGATGCTTGAGCGTCCGCTTTTAGCAAGACAAAATGGCGAATATATCCGTCCGATCGATGTTGAATTTGACGAAGGCCATGAGACGATCCATAGTGAAGAAAAAGCTAAATTTGATAACGAAGTAAAAGATGAGCCAAAGGTCAAAAAATGGCTTAGCTTAAGCGAATTTTTAAAAAGCTTAAATTTAAAAAATAAAAAGATAAAAAAGATACAAAAACTGATCATTAAAAATATCGGCAAGTCGAAATTTATCAAATTTAAAGACGGCGTGATATGGGTAAGAAATGAAAAATCAATAAAACAGATAGTAGGTGAAGTATGAAAAGAATCAAAAAAATTGCAACTTATGCCGCTGTAGGCGGATTTGGCGCGGTAGTTATGGCAGGTCTTGCGGGATGTAGCGGAGGCGGAGAGGATCAAAGCGTAGTGCAAGAAGCGGCGCAAGCTCAAGGAGCTTTCGTTATCATAGAAGAGACCGCACCTGGCTCTTACAAAGTGCTTGAAGAGTATCCAAGCAGTGAAACCAGAGTCGTGCTAAAGCAGCTTGACGGCAAGGAGCGCGTGCTAACAAAAGAGGAGATGGATAAACTAATCGCCGAAGAAAACGCTAAGATCGATAACGGTACTTCAAATTTGACAAAACCTGATGCGCAGCTTAGTAGTGGCGGGCTTGGGCTTGGTGAAGTTTTATTATCTTCGATTGCAGGAGGTATTTTAGGAAGCTGGATAGGTAGCAAGCTGTTTAACAACCAAGCTTTTCAAAACCATCGTCAAACAGCATATAAAAACCCTTCGACTTACTCAAGAAGCGTTGATAGCTTTAATAAAGCTAAGGCTACAAGCTCTGCAGGCAAGCCTGCCGGAGGTAAGAGTGGATTTTTCGGTAGCGGAAGCAAAACTAATCAATCGGCAGGTGGATGATGTTAAATTTAAAAAAAGTTAAGCCTTTAGATAAGGCGTTTTTAGAAAGTATCGGCTTTGCTTGGCACACAGATAGCGACGATAGCTCATATATCGCAGATGAGCTTGTGGAAGTTAGCGAGCAAGAGGCCGAAGCCTACTACGAGGCCGCAAATGAGCTATATGATATGTTTGTAACCGCCGGACAGCATATAATAGATAGTAACCTCTTCCACGAGGTTGGCATACCTTTTAATCTTGTTGATATGGTAAAAGAAAGCTGGGAAAACGAAGTTCACTGGCATCTTTACGGGCGTTTTGATTTAGCTGGCGGACTTAACGGAAAGCCTATAAAGCTCATTGAATT includes these proteins:
- a CDS encoding DNA-binding protein — protein: MRKLSVSQASEVLGITKEAIYNRIRRKSLKSIDEKGVKYVLIEDDEATNEPQTKAKITKTNTKKIVSENSSETSEERSEFIKFLLTQLEELKEQNRNLQGDKERLHAQKEQILIANKDEIAEIYKERDEKFRYFLQMLERPLLARQNGEYIRPIDVEFDEGHETIHSEEKAKFDNEVKDEPKVKKWLSLSEFLKSLNLKNKKIKKIQKLIIKNIGKSKFIKFKDGVIWVRNEKSIKQIVGEV
- the rpsU gene encoding 30S ribosomal protein S21 — its product is MPGIKVHPNESFDEAYRKFKKQVDRNLVVTEVRARRFFEPMTEIRKKQKISARKKMLKRLYMLRRYESKL
- a CDS encoding UPF0323 family lipoprotein is translated as MKRIKKIATYAAVGGFGAVVMAGLAGCSGGGEDQSVVQEAAQAQGAFVIIEETAPGSYKVLEEYPSSETRVVLKQLDGKERVLTKEEMDKLIAEENAKIDNGTSNLTKPDAQLSSGGLGLGEVLLSSIAGGILGSWIGSKLFNNQAFQNHRQTAYKNPSTYSRSVDSFNKAKATSSAGKPAGGKSGFFGSGSKTNQSAGG